Within Paenibacillus albicereus, the genomic segment CCTGTCGCCCGTCGTCACCGCCGTGCCTTCCGTCGCAAAATTGATATACACTCCCGGTCGCACCTTGTTCATCGTCGCAAACATGCCTCCAGCCATCTAGTTGGCCTCCTTTTGTTTGAATGCTTCCATGCGTCGCTCGACTTCCTCCAGCCCGCAGCGCTCTTCGTCGCCGACCAGCACGGCGATCAGATCCTTGCAGGCGCTGTACCTGCGGCTGCCCAGCAGAGCCGCTTTCGTAAAGCGCGGCTCCGGGCTCGCGGCATCGCTTCGGTCTGGCTCCGACGGCTTCGACCGCTCGGGCTCCAAGCTCGCCTGCTGCGGCGGCCTGACGTCCGGATGGGACGCCTCGACCGCTTTCCCTGCTTTTTTCCTAAACGGCATTCGGCTCGACCTCCTCGCGCAAGCTCCCCATGAGCGGCGGACGCTCCGTCTCATCCGCTCCGTTCAGGCTGACGCTCCATGTAAATACGACCTTGCCCTCGGCCAGCTCGCGGCTTACGGCGGATCCCTTGGCGAACCGACCGTCCGCCAGCGGCACCGCCGCCAGCAGCGGCAGCAAGCGCTCCGCGACAAGGTCGGCCCGCTCCGCGGACCGGCAAATCACCGCCAGCCGATGCGCTTCGCGCCAGCGGCCGCCGAGCAGCCGCTGCCGTTCGGTCGCCAGCTCCGCCAGCTCCAGGCTCGGCGGCGCCGGCGGGGGCTCCGACGGGCCAGCGGACACCGCGTAGTCCGGGAACGCTTCTCTCAGCCGGGCCAGCAGCACGTCGATCCAGCTTCCGCTCATCGGCCTGCTCCTTTCCCGGAGAACAGCGTCTCCAGCACGCTCTCCAGCCGCCGGGGCCAGTCACGCTCCAGCTCCGCCAGCGCGAGCGCCAGCATGAAGCGCCCCCGCTGACCGCCCTCGCCCTCCGTCCCGTACTCGAGACGGGCGGCTTCCGGCGCCGGGTGGCTGATCTCCACCGACAGCACCCGGCTCGCGCGCTTCACAGGTCCCACGCGCCAGCCCTTCGCCAGCTCGCTGCTTCCCGGCGGCATCCGCGCCGCAGCGGATCGAGCCGCCGCTTCCGCCTGCTCCAGCAGATGCCGCTCCAGCTCGACCGGCGCCCGTTTTTCCAGCTCCCTCAGCTTGCGCAGCAGCTGGTCCGGATCGTCCAGCCTCCAGGCTGCGATTCCTCCCATGCCAGCCCCTCCTTTCTTTTCTTGCTTCCCGCCGTTTTCAGATCGGCCCGAACGTCGATGCTCTCGGCCTCTGTTCGTGCAGGCGGGCACAGGAACGACAAAAGCCGCCCGGTTAGGGGCGGCTCGTCTCTTGTCATCGTTCCTGATACTAGCATCTTACCACGGCCAAAACGGCCTCAGCGGCTCAACTGCGTCTCATGCGCGTCTCGACTCCGTCTCATTGGAGTCTCACCGGGGCGAAGGCTGTCTCCACGCGGCGTTTCGGCGCATCGTTTCCGCACATGAAAAAGACGGAGCGCTTTTGGCGCTCCGTCCTTTTTACAAATCCTATGCTGCCGCCGCTCAGCGGTAGTCTTTTCAATCCCGCTGCCATTCCCGAATCCGCAGGAACAGCCGGGCCGCCTGCGGCTTCCAGCGGAAGAACGTCGGGCGGGAGATGCAAAGCTCCATCGCGCAAGCCTCGGCCGTCCGCTTCTCGACGTAATACAGCCGGATCAGGCTGCCGTACCCTTCCTGCTGCTCCTCCGCGAGCCGCATCGTCTCATCCAGCTGCTCCAGCTCGGCCTGCAGCCGCTGCAGCTTCGCCATCCGCTCCAGCACCGCGTCATAATCGCCGATCCGCCCTGCGCGAGCCTCGATCACCTTCTCCAGCTTGCCCCTCAGCTCCCTCAGCAGCCGGTCGTCCTCCAAGTCATGCCCTCTTGTCGGGATCGCCGCCAGCTGCGCTTTCGTGCCGAGCGGATGCTTGTCCGGTTCGAGGTACGCATGAGCGACCGTCTCCAGCTTCTGCTCGCGAGCGCTCAGGTACATATAGGAAGGCATCCCTTTCAGACGGCGGTGCAGGTCCTGCAGCTGGTCCTCCTGATTGAGGCGGCTGACGGTCATCCCGGCTCCGATCGAATAACTGCCGAGCACCTTGATCTGCATCTTCAGTTCGCGCCAGCGGCGGCATTCGTCGCGGACCAGGCTTTCTACCTGCCGATTGTCCAGCTCATCCAGCAGCTCGTCCAGCGGCTTCCGCTCCAGCACCGCCGCTGCGCGATTGTCGAGTCGTTCCATCCTGCTCAAGCTCCTTTCCAGCGACTCAAATTTAATTTGAGTTGAAGACAGTCTATTTCCATATTTCAACTGCTTGTTGTCGAGAATGCTATTTCAAGGTATAATGCTTCCATAAAGACCAATATGCTTTGAGTGTCTTGGCGGAATACAAGCATAACACTCAAATCATATTTGAGCAAGAGGCAGATGGAAAAGGGAGGAAAGACCGTCATGTCGCTCGGCAAACGAATACGGGAATACCGGGTCAAACGAGGCTTGACTCAAATGCAGCTCGCGTCGAAGCTCCAGATGTCGGAAGCGAACATATCCAGCTACGAACGGGACAAGAGCGCCCCGCCGAGCGACAAGCTCAGCCAGCTGGCGGAGCTGCTCGGCGTCTCCTCGGACTATCTGCTCGCCGGCTCCGTGGCCGCCTCCCCCAGCCTTCAGGAGCTGGAGCTGGAGCTGTCGGAGGAGCAGATCCTGACGCTTGCCGCGCACCGGATCGGTCATGAAGGGCCGCTGACCGGCCAGGAGCTGGAGCAGATCAAGCTCGCGCTGCGCATCGCCTTGGCCAAGCCGTAACGAACGACACGAGGACCCGTTTAGGAGAGAGGTTATGTCCAAATATGAACGCCTGCTGAAGCAGACGCCCATCCTACTTCGCGAGGACGCCGACTTGCCTGAACCGATCAAGGGGCTGTACATGGAAACGCGCGCCGTGCAGGCGATCCTGCTCAGCCGCAGCCTGCGCACGTCGGCCGACAAGGCGTGCATCCTGGCGGAGGAGCTCGGGCACTACCATACGACCGCGGGCGACATCACCGACCAGTCCGTCATCGCCAACCGCAAGCAGGAGAAGCTCGCTCGCAACTGGGGCTACGAGAAGCTCGTTCCGCTGTCGGAGCTGATCGGCGCCTATCTCGCCGGCTGCCGCAACGCCTTCGAGATCGCCGACTACCTGGAGGTGACCGAGGCGTTCCTGCAGGAGTCGATCGTCCACTACCAGGAGAAGTACGGCCAGATGGTCGTGCTCGACCGGTTCACGCTTTATTTCGATCCGCTCGGCGTCGTGGAGATGTTCGAGCGCTGATGTCAGCTTGAGAGTGAAATTCCCGAGAATCTTCAGACAGATTCTCGGGAATTTTTTTACATACTTATCTAGTTGCAGTCAAATAGAGAATCGTTCCGTTCAACTTACGCAGGACCAAGTCGGCAAAACGTCGTCGTCCACCTCTTCGTCAAAAAGACCCGAGATCGTCCGGAAGCATATCTAAGGCTAAACCCTATTCCTTTACAAAAACACCGTTCGCCAAGTTTAACACTTTTGTATGGGCATGAATGCTTTCTTCGCTTTCAGCTATTTCGGTTGAGGAAAAGGCGGAAAGGTCCTTTTCCTTATCCACTCGTTTGAACGTGCCAAAAGGATCGACAATCATTCCAACCGTATCTTCGAGTACTTTTAGTTGTTCCGGGGAAGCTTTCTGTTGCACGGTGACATTAAAATTGGCTCCGATGTCTGCCCTGGGATTCTTGTTTTTATCGTCTTCTCCATTTGCAAAAATAGAGGCCCCGCCAACCAACAAGCATATGCCAAGAGCTGTTGCAGGGACGATCTTGAAAATCCTTTTTATTGTTTTCACCTCCTTCCTAAAGGAAATAGCAGATTAACCACAAACTCATTTACATCCCTTGGAATTTATCCAAGCATCGGTGCTTAATAGACGTTTTAGGCAAAGATTTTGCTTTACAGCAAGTAAATGGATGAAGAACCGGCCGATGTGGAAGCCGACGCAAATAAAAAAACGTATCCGAGCGCCTTAGCCACGCAAGCGTGGAAGGTCACTCTGGATACGTATGGAACGTTCCGCATTAGATGAGGAACAAAGCTCCAACATCATTGCGGAACGGTCTTTCATTCGTGGGCAAATTGCGGGCAACGGATTGCTTGCTGCCGAAAAAACCGGCAAACCAAGCTTACCCGATCGAACCTTCCATCTCGACATGAACTAGGCGTAACGAAGTAAGAAAGACGCAAGAATCGCGATTTTTGCCGTAATACGCACTAGAAATTGCAGTTCTTGCGCTGTTCTTCGCATAAAACGGTATCATTCGTGGTATCAGTGAATTCTCAAATTAAATACTGGGGGTGAAGATGTTGGGAAGAGAGAAACTGGAGGATTATGAGCGGGAATTTCTAAAGCTTGTGGCTAAAGGCATGAAGATATTACACAAAAAAAAGAGCGGAAAGCCTATACAGCCCCCGCCCCAATTAAACAATACATTAAAAAATTCCTCCGATTAATAAAACCGGCAGGCTTTAATCTTGTAATAAACCCATGTCAGGCCCCGCGCCTGGCTCTTTTTACGTCCGCCAGCTCCCTCGCCAGTACCCGCTCCAGCAGCAACGTGCGCGGAGCACGCGCCCCGGTCGTAACCCCTGCAGCCGTCCCTCGGCGATCGCCCAAATCTTCATGTCGCGCTTGCTGATCGCACCTGGCGCGTCCTAGTAGATGACAGCGACACCGAGCAACATTCGTTCCCCTCATTTTTTGACCGCTTAAGACTTATCATCTAATTAAACTGAGTTCAATTAGGTATTATATTTGATATTATGGATATTTTAAGGCGCACGTCATAATTAGCTTTAAGCACTTTGTAATAGTGCTTGCTGCGCTTAATGCTTGCACTCAGATTAGAAGGTTTAATAGATGTTTTTCTCAATCTCCTATGACGACAACCTTCAGGCCTATTATCCTAGGGCTTAGAGATTTCCTCATTAATATAGGATAAAATAGCATTAGCTAAGGTTAAATTTTTCTTTAAGAATAACATTTGAATAATTGTCGCAACTTGTATTGCTATATTGCAATACAACTACTCTTGATTTTTTGGAGGCTTAAATGGTAAAAAATAAACTGAACTAAAATGTATTGTAATTTCTACCATCGCATTTGTTTCCTTAACTGTAATTTATTACATACAAAAAGAAGAAAAACGAATTTAGAATCACATTTTAAAGGAACTATTGGACATACCTTGTTCAAGCTTACGGAGATTGCGCGTCATGCGGTCCTGCAGCGCAAACATCGTTGTCAGCTTCGACATGTGGGTTCCTCCTTTCAGGCTATACAAAATGACCCCTCACGGAGTCATGGATAGAAATGCGTCTTGATATAGCTCTTCTTTTTCCGAATCGTGGATCCACACAACCAAGTACCCCTTTTGAAGGATTAAATCTGCGTATTCACCTGACCCTAATTCTTTTTCTAGCCGCTCCTTGCACTCTCTTGCTTGTTCTTCATTTTCAAATTCGGCAAGCTCAGCACCATCGATATTTGCAAAGAACTGCAACCCATTACCATAGAGACTTTGATGCTCAGCGGCGCTCTTTTCTCTTACGCCCCCGAATTCTACTTGTATCTCATCAAGTTTCTCGGCGAATTCCCTGATTGTTATCCCTTCTCTATCCGGAGAAACATTAGGAATGAAGAAACTATCGACCACAAGGCTTACGCTCGGGTAGGATGTAGCTTGCTCGGCGTCAAGAAAGGAAGCTGCACCTGTAGACCCCACAAAGTATCCATATTTGCTATTCCTTTTTTTATCAATAACATGAACTCTAATGCCGTCATGGTTTTTATAATTGTCCTGAAGATAACGCGCAATCGCCGCGTCCATTTTAATTAAATCGGTTACAAGCAATTTGGCATATCTTATTTTTATCGTTCCAAAATTCTTGTCGTTTTCACTTATTACCTCATCATAAATAACATCTTCATGGGGAATTTTTAGCTGTTCAAATACCCAATTTTCCTTGTTTGTTTGAACTGTCGAAGCCGGCGAGGCCGGCGAGGCCGGCGAGGCGCTGGCAGCCACCTCCTTCGCCGGAGCGTCTTCCCCAGCGGAACAAGCGCTAATGATCAGCGTGAGCAGCACGGGCAGCCATGCCCATTTCAAAAATCGCGTCAATATGTATCCCTCCCAAACAAAGGATACGATGTCAGCCCGTCTACGGCAACAAGTTTTCGACATTATTTTCCTTTGGGGGCGGGTTATCCTTCACCCACTGCTCGATGGAGCCGTAGATAAACGCCCGGTGATGCGGATCCATCCCCCACAGGTCCTGCGGCAGAATGCGCAGCTTATGCAGGGCAAAGTGAGCCATGACGGCATCCCGCTCACCGGACTTAATTAGTTTTTTTGCGTCTTCGACCAGGTCCTCATCTTGCTCGCCGTAGCCGTTGATGCGGCTGGCCGTCGAAATCCACTCCAGGTACTCGCCGCCTACGGACAACACCGCTCGCGCCGCGTCCGCCGGATCCACGACGCCGTAGGATTACAGCAGTTCCGGCGATCGGAAGTCCGGGTAGACGGTCGACTCGAGTGCGATGCGCAAGCCCAGGCGCTTCGCGTCGAAGACCTCGTCGACGACCTTGCCCTTTCTGCTCACCTTGCGCGTGCAGTCCTCCTGCAGCTCCTCGATTCGCTTTGGCGGCAGGCTGGTGAAAACGAACGGGATCGGCTCGCCCTTGTCATCGAGAAAGCGCTTCGTGATGGCGACTTCCTCCTGAATTGCCTCGTGCGTCACCTTGCCCTTCATGAAAAACGCCATGTTCTTCGTCATGCTTTTCCTCCTGGAAGCCCCACATCGTGGGGCTAGTTATTTGGGTTTGTCGTTACGGAGTCGTCTACGCGGGCGGAGTCGGCGGAGTCGTGGCCGTGCCGCCGAGCACCGGCTTGGTAAACTGCTCCGTCAGGTCGACGTCATCAAACGTAAAGGAGACCTCTCTTCTAGCGCCTCGGACTCAGTATCGAGGGACGCCATGACGACGCTGTCGAGGTTGACGCCGCGCAGGATGACCATCTGCTTTCCTATTGACGAGGACGGATCCTGGTTGGTCACCTGAATCCAGAAATAGGTATCCTTGCCGTTCTTGATGTAGTCGTACATCAACTGACGAAAGCGGGACGTGACGTAGTAGATCGTCATCGTGCCGGTGCCCGTCCAGCCCGTCGCCTTGTGCTGCATGCCGCGGCGGCCGAGCGTCCGGATCTCCGCCTTCTGCTTCTCGGCGGTCGCCTCGAGGGAGCGGATGTAATTTTATTAAGCGAGATGATTTTGATCGACGTGCCCAGCAACTTGAGCACTTACACTACAAAGAGCTAGCGCAGTTGCTTTTTTACACCGGCTTACGCATCGGTGAAGCTCTCGGACTTAACTGGAATGATATCGATCTTGAAGTCAATCAACTTCGTGTGAACAAAACGCTAGACATCACAACACGGGAAACGACTACGACAAAAACGGCCGGAAGTGTGGGCTATAATCCATTCCCGACTTTCATAAGCAAGGCGCTTGCGGCAATAAAAAAGAATCCGCAGAAAAGTTCTACGGATTCAACGAAAGTTACTATGTTTTCGGAGGTGCCAATCCCTACCATTATTCGCATTTTAGCAAAAAGTACAAACTGGTATTTCCCGAGCTCCGAATACACGATTTAAGACATATTTACGCGTCTCATCTCATTAACAAAGGAAAGGATATCTACCTGGTTAAA encodes:
- a CDS encoding helix-turn-helix domain-containing protein, with the translated sequence MEKGGKTVMSLGKRIREYRVKRGLTQMQLASKLQMSEANISSYERDKSAPPSDKLSQLAELLGVSSDYLLAGSVAASPSLQELELELSEEQILTLAAHRIGHEGPLTGQELEQIKLALRIALAKP
- a CDS encoding ImmA/IrrE family metallo-endopeptidase, producing MSKYERLLKQTPILLREDADLPEPIKGLYMETRAVQAILLSRSLRTSADKACILAEELGHYHTTAGDITDQSVIANRKQEKLARNWGYEKLVPLSELIGAYLAGCRNAFEIADYLEVTEAFLQESIVHYQEKYGQMVVLDRFTLYFDPLGVVEMFER
- a CDS encoding RNA polymerase subunit sigma-24, encoding MERLDNRAAAVLERKPLDELLDELDNRQVESLVRDECRRWRELKMQIKVLGSYSIGAGMTVSRLNQEDQLQDLHRRLKGMPSYMYLSAREQKLETVAHAYLEPDKHPLGTKAQLAAIPTRGHDLEDDRLLRELRGKLEKVIEARAGRIGDYDAVLERMAKLQRLQAELEQLDETMRLAEEQQEGYGSLIRLYYVEKRTAEACAMELCISRPTFFRWKPQAARLFLRIREWQRD
- a CDS encoding phage tail assembly chaperone: MTKNMAFFMKGKVTHEAIQEEVAITKRFLDDKGEPIPFVFTSLPPKRIEELQEDCTRKVSRKGKVVDEVFDAKRLGLRIALESTVYPDFRSPELL
- a CDS encoding HK97 gp10 family phage protein, whose translation is MGGIAAWRLDDPDQLLRKLRELEKRAPVELERHLLEQAEAAARSAAARMPPGSSELAKGWRVGPVKRASRVLSVEISHPAPEAARLEYGTEGEGGQRGRFMLALALAELERDWPRRLESVLETLFSGKGAGR
- a CDS encoding tyrosine-type recombinase/integrase, which produces MLFYTGLRIGEALGLNWNDIDLEVNQLRVNKTLDITTRETTTTKTAGSVGYNPFPTFISKALAAIKKNPQKSSTDSTKVTMFSEVPIPTIIRILAKSTNWYFPSSEYTI